From the genome of Devriesea agamarum, one region includes:
- a CDS encoding VOC family protein: MPAPNLFLIYVSDTERSTAFYSNLFDIEPVFVSPRYVAFEVAPGVLFAVWSGHSHDLSGTASRASEVGLMIPNSATEIDDLYLQWLAKGARVVKEPHDDVFGRTFMVADPDGNVIRVSPVD, translated from the coding sequence ATGCCAGCCCCAAATCTTTTTCTGATATACGTCAGTGATACGGAACGTTCGACCGCGTTCTACAGCAATCTGTTCGACATTGAGCCGGTCTTTGTTAGCCCTCGCTACGTCGCCTTCGAGGTAGCTCCAGGAGTCCTCTTTGCGGTGTGGAGCGGGCATAGCCACGATCTATCGGGGACCGCTTCGCGAGCGAGTGAGGTGGGGCTGATGATTCCCAACTCGGCCACCGAGATCGATGACCTCTACCTGCAATGGTTAGCCAAGGGGGCACGGGTGGTGAAGGAGCCCCACGATGATGTGTTTGGTCGCACCTTCATGGTTGCTGACCCTGACGGGAATGTCATTCGTGTGAGCCCCGTCGACTGA